The nucleotide sequence GGGAAGATGGAGGAGGTCACCTCTCGCGCCGGCCATGGATTCGTGCGCAGGGCGATGAGCCCGCGCTCGAACAGGGCGGCGGCCTCGGGCAGCTTGCGCTGTCGCATCCGCAGTACCCCCTCGAGCAGGTCCGCCTCCACGGGGAGCGTCGCGCGCATGGGCTCGAGATACTTCAGGGCCTCCTCGTCGCCGACACTCGCGAGCACCCGCGCCAGCACCAGTTGTTCGCGCGGGCCCACCGGCTCCCACCGCTCCTTCTTCCAGTGCGTGTGGATGGCACCCAACTGCCCCTTGTTGAACGCGTCGATGATGGGAACCCAGCTCTTCACGACGGAGCTGTTGGCCTCCTCGCGCGACAGCGGGATGGTGTACCAGGCGCGGTTGACGGCCACCCGGTCCCAGTTCACCTGTCCCTTGATGTCCGGACGGCCCGTGCCCAGCACGTTCGTCATGGACCACAGCGTGCGGATGGAGAATCCGGTATCACGGCCCAGGCTGCGCGCGAAGGCGAACTCCATGAAGGAGACGTCGTCCGTGTTGATGAGCTCCTGGCTCTCCTCCGCCACCTTGGTGGTGAAGGCGGGACCGGCCACGAAGCGCGCGAGCACGCCCTCCACCTCATCCGTGCGCCAGGTCGCGCGCAGCGCACTGCGGTAGGGCTCCTCCGCGATGCGGGTCCGCATCCTGTCGACGTCGTGGACCAGGGGCTTGCGCGTCGCCACGAGCAGCAGGTCCCCGGAGTGGACCTGCCACGTCTCCACGGCCTCGAACTCCGAGGAGAGCGTGGCATAGGCGCTCTGCACCGTGAGCGCGTCCACTTCATAGGCCTGGAGCCACTGGACGAAGATGCCGCCCTCGGCCAGGCGCTCCTTCACGGCCTGATAGAAGTCGCGCGTGAAGAGGCTGGAGATGCCCGCGCGGTAGGGGTTGGACGGCTCGGAGAAGATGATGTCGTAGCGCTGCCGCGTGGTGAGCAGGACCTCGCGCGCGTCGGCGATGAACGTGTGGACCTTGGGGTTGTCCATCACCTTCTGGTTGACCGCCTCGCAGCGCCGCGCGACGTCGAGGATGGCGGGCTCGATCTCCACCACGTCCACGCGCTCCATGCCCGGCACGGCACCCAGCCAGCCCGCCGTGCTGCCGGTTCCCAGGCCGATGACGAGCGAGTTGCGGGCCTCCTGATGGAGCAGCGCGCCCAGCAGGCCGCTCATCACCTGGGTCGGCGCGTCACCGATGGCGTTGCCGTCCGACTTGCCGTTGACGATGAAGGACAGGCCGTTGTCGGAGTTGAGCGCGACGCTGCTCTCGACGCCATCCTTCTCCCACACGATGCCGCGCGACTTGCTGCGCACCCACGCATCGATGTGGTTGAGTGTCGGGTTGGCGAGCGCGGCGCGTCCGGCGCCCACGCTGCCGTGCCGCCACGCCGCGGTGGGGCCTTGGGTCGACAGCAGCACCAGCGCGAGCACGGCGACGGAGATGGGGACGAACAGCGCCGGCATCTGGCGCTCCAGCTTCAGCGACAGCGCCGCGGACGCGAGGCCCAGCACGGCGAGGATGCCCGCGACGAGCTGCCAGGTGACCGGCGCGCTCATCAGCGGAATCACGCCGAAGCCCCCCGCCAGTGAGCCGACGATGGAGCCCACCGTGTTCCAGGCATAGACTTGGCCCACCTGCTTGCCCACGTCCTGGCTGCCCTTGCCCACGAGCGCGAGCAGCAGCGGGAACTGCACGCCGGAGATGAACGCCGCGGGGAGGATGACCACCGAGCCCACCAGGGCCCACCCCAGCATCATTCCTCCGAAGCCGGCGCCGCCCAAGGGACGCAGCAGCGCGGCGAACACCGCGAGCCTGTCTCCCAGCGCGAAGGGCAGGGCGATGAACGCGGCCTCCAGGGCACACGTCAGCGCGAAGCCCGACAGCGTGGCCGGCCGATGCCGGAAGACGATGGAGTAGGCCGCGCCTCCCAGACCGATGCCGAGCAACGCCATGGCCAGGATGAGGCCGAAGGTGAAGGTGGTACCACCCAGGATGGGGCCCAGCATCCGGTACCAGACGAGCTCCATCAGGAGGAACGAGAAGCCGACGAGCAGGGCCGCCACCAGCGCGAACATGGACGAGGGCGTCGCGCGCGCCACGGAACTGGAGGGCTGTGCCACCGGTGCGGCGACGACGTCCGCGGGGACGGGCGCGGGCTGGGGCTCGGACGCGGCCTGGGGCTTCGCCGCCGCGGCTTCCGGCTCCATCGAGCGGCTCACGCTGCGCGCGCAGATGGCGACGGCCGCGTTGAGGAGGCAGGCGATCCACAGCGTGGTGCGGTTGCCGTACACCTCCAGCATGAAGAAGGTGGACAGCGTCGCGCCGGTGACGGCGCCCAGCGTGTTGACGCCGTAGAGGATGGCGAGGTGTCGACGCGCGGGGTCCTCATCCGACTGCACCGCGCGCGCGGCGGCCGGCAGCGTGCCGCCCATCAACACCGTCGGCACGGCGAGCACGAGCGTGGAGAGCACCAGCCGCGCCACACTGCCGCCGAAGAGTCCCAGGCTGGGCGTGCCGCCGACACCGATGTAGGCCGCGCGTGCCAGCTCCACCAGGAACGGGCTCAGGCCCGCGGTGGCCGCGATGAGCAGCTCCAGGTTGGCGTAGTAGTTCAGCGGGCGTGGGTTCCGGTCCGCGCGGGCACCGAGCAGCACACCGCCCAGCCCCAGCCCCGCCATGAAGATGGCCAGCACGGCCGCCGACGCCGCGGTGCTGGCGCCGAAGATGAGACGGAACTCCCGCAGCCACACCGTCTGGTAGACAAGGGCGCAGAGCCCCGAGCCGAACAGCAACGGGGCGACCCTCGACACACGTGAAATCATCAATCGGTTCTCTCGTCGGGGGACGGTCTCGAGGGGGGTGAGGCCGTCCTTACGGCGCGAGAGTGTCGCAGAGATCCCCGCGCCATTTCCATGGCGCTCGGTCCTTCGTCCACTCGGAGGGCATGCGTCCTCCGGGCGGCCGGACGTGGATCAGGGCGCTGGGGCCTGCTCGACCCCCACCTTGGCCTCACTCCCGGAGGGGGCGGCGGCCTCGGCCGCGCGGCGCTCCTCCTTGCAGAAGGCCAGTCGCTCCTGGATGACGGACAGGGGGACGGCCATCTCCAGGGTGAAGGAGTTGCCGTCGGGCTTCACCTTGGCGAAGTCGAGCAACTGGGCCAGGTCCTTGTCCTCGCCGGCCTGCGCCTTGATGCGCGCCAGCGACAGCGCGGCGCCCAGGGACTTGCCCAGGTCCGTCACGTCATCGGCGTTCGGGCCCTGGATCTCCGCCACCAGCGCCACGTCGGAGCTGGCGTCCAGGTGCAGCTCCACGTTCTGCGCCACGTCACGCAGCCGCTGCGCGAGCGCCGCCTGCTCCTTCGGCAGCAGCCGGGCGATGTGCTCCACCGACAGCACGCCGTACATCTCGCCGTACGTGCTGTTCTCGGAGATGGCGGGCGGCTCGTCCGGCCCACGCCCCTCCACGCGGTCGATGGCGGCCTTCACCTCGTCGGGAGACCTGCCCATGACGAGCAGCTGGTTGTTCCACGTCCCGATGGAGGGCCCACCCCGGCGCGTGACGGTGGTGCCGTCCTTCATCGTGTCGGTGGACTCGCCCGGCTCGTACACGCGCGCGCCCTGGCCATAGTCCGCGGACACGCGGTCCCCCAACAGCTCCTGGTAGCGCGCGTTGCTGAAGTTGCCCGACAGCATCATCCCCTCGTCGGTGATGACCAGCCGGTCCAGGTCCTGGAGTGGATCCACGCCGCTCTTCTGACGGAACTCGTCCAACTGCTTGCCGCCGTCGCGCATCATGCAGTCCAGCAGCAGCGCGCCGATGGGCGAGTGCCTCAGCGCGTTGGCCTCGATGACCACCGCCGTCTTGCCCGGGCCCCGGGGCAGGGCCGCGAGCAGCGGATCCCTCGGCTTCGCGGGCACGGCGGCCTGCTCGCCCGCGTCCGGCGCGACGGGCGTGGGCTGTGTCCTGCGCCGCTCCGCGCGCTCCCGCTCCGGCGCGCGCATCCGCCGGGGGAAGTCCACCTTCGGCTCCTCGGTCTCGGTCTTGTCGCCCTGACCCAGGAACATCAACACCGCCGCGGCCACGAACAGCAGCGCCGCCATCGCCAACCACGCCCCTCGCTTCTGGCGCCTCTCCATCTCAGTAGTCCTTTCCCTCGAACCGCCAGAATCCCACCACCAGCGCCGCCATCCCGAAGACGAAGACGCCCAGCAGCAGCGTCCCCAGCGAACTCACCTCCAGCGGCAGCGACGCGGCCAGGTCCCCCGCGGCCTCCGCCAGCGCCGACAGCCGGGGGAGCAGCAGCGTCACTCCGAGGAAGGCGTCGCGGCTCAGCCCCTCCTCGAAGAACCGGGCGATCTGCTGCCGGTTGCCCGCGATGATGCCGCCCACCATGAAGGCGAAGCCCGCCGCCGCGCACAGCGCCGCGCTGCGCACCAGCGTCGCCGTGGTCAGCATCACCGCGTACACCGCCGCGAAGCCCACGCACGCCATCAGCCCCGCGACGAGCGGCCCCACCGTCCAGTACCCCGCCTTCACCCCGAAGATGAGCACCAGCCCCGTGGTGCCATACAGCGTCCCGCCCAGGGCCAGCGTCATCACCCCCAGGAACGTCCCCGCGAGCAGGTGCCAGCGCTGGATGGGCAGCGCGAGCAGGTGCTCGATGCGCCCCGGCGACATCAGGCTGGGCGCGAAGTCCGAGCACGCGACGATGCCGAACAGGATGCCGCCGTAGAACACGATGAACGCCGCCGCCTGGTACACCGGCCGCAACGCCACGTCGACGGACTGGATGTTCGCGCGGATGTCCTGACCGAACAGCCGCGACGCCGCCAGCGCCCCGTCGATGACCTCCAGCCGCAGGCTGAGCGCCACCACCGCCAGCACCAGGGTGATGCCCACCATGAAGGCGAGGATGAACTTGCGCGACACCGCCTCGCGCAGCACGTAACCCGCGATTCCCACCACCGGCCTCATGCCGCCACCTCCGCCCGCGTCGCGCCGGCGCCCATGGTCCCCAGCAGCACCGACTCCAAGTCCATCCCGTCCCGCCGCAGCTCCACCAGCAGCGCGCCCGCCGCCCGCGCCCGATCCAACGCGCCGTTGAGCACCGCCGCGTCCTCGGCCTCCACGTGGTACACGCCGTCCGCCCGCGCCTGGGTGAAGCCCGCGAGCGCCAGCGCCTCCGCACTGGACCCCGGCGCGAAGCGCGCCACCCACCGCGAGCCCCCGCGCACCAGCTCCTCCAACCGACCCTCGCGCACCACCCGTCCGTCCGCGAGGATGGCCACGCGATCACACACGCGCTCCGTCTCCGCCAGGAGGTGCGAGTTCAGGAACAGCGTCGTGCCGCGCCGCACCTCCTCCTGGAGGATGCGCCGCACCTCCATGCGCCCCATCGGGTCGATGCCGTCCGTGGGCTCGTCCAGGATGAGCAGCTCCGGCTCCCCGACGAGCGCCGCCGCCAGCCCCAATCGCTGACGCATGCCCTTGGAGTACCCACCAATCTTCCGGCCCACGGCGTCCGAGAGGCCCACGCGCTCGAGCAGCTTCAAGTGGCCCGGTGCGTCCGGCTTCAGGCCCTTGAGCTGGCGCACCGTCGCGAGGAACGCGGTGGGCGTCCACGAGCCGGGCAGGTGCAGGCGCTCGGGCAGGTAGCCGATGCGCGCGCGGATGCGGGCATCCTCGGGCGTGCCACCCAGGACGCGCACGGTGCCCTCGGTGGGCTGGACGATGCCGAGCAGGCTCTTGATGAACGTCGTCTTCCCCGCGCCGTTGGGGCCGATGAGGCCGAAGGCACTTCCTTGGGGAACCGACAGGTCCATGCCCCGCAGGGCGATGTTCCCCGTCCTGCGGAAGGCGCGCTGGTACGTCTTGCGCAGGTTCGTCACTTCGATGGCGGGCGTCTGGGATGTCACGGTCGAAACTGTAGACGAGCCAGCCGTGCGGCGATTGCCTGTGTCGGTCCGCCGGGGGAGGGGCGTGCGGCCGTGCACCCGCTTCGAATCCCCGCGACCGCGTTTTCGCGGCCCTGGGAAATCGGTTTCGCACGCCCGAGGTCGCTGCCGCGCCGCGACACCTCGTCGTTTCGCCCCCTTGCGATGTGGCCCCTGGCTGGTCCGTCCCGTGCAACCCACGCCGGCACACCCCAAGGCAGGAGGAAGTGGATGACGTACGCGGAACGCGTCGAGCAGCAGCGTGAAGAGGCCCGTCGGGAGCTGGCGGCCGCCGAGCAGGAGCTGGCGTCCGGCGGGGAGGCGGCGCGCGTGCGCTACGCCCGGGCGCTGCACGAGGCGGACCTCGCGGAGGCCCGCGCCCAGCGCCACGCCCGGGAAGACTGGCGTCATCAGCACAGCTGGAGGCTCGTCGCAGGGTGAGCGGGCGGGCGCCCGGACGGAAACGATGAAGGCGTGGGCGCGCCGGTTTATACCGGCGAGCACCATGGCCCATCCCGTCCACCGCCCCCGCCGCCTCCGTCGTTCGCCCGTCCTGCGCGAGATGGTGCGCGAGACGCGCCTCGACCCGGGGAACTTCATCTACCCCCTCTTCGTCGTGGAAGGCCGGGACGTGCGCCGTCCCATCGCCTCCATGCCGGGCATCTTCAACCTCTCGCTCGAGCACGCCGTGGCCGAGGCCCGCCTGGCCAAGTCCCTGGGCGTCCCCTCCGTCATCCTCTTCGGCATCCCCGACCACAAGGATGGGCAGGGCACCCAGGGCTACGCGCGCGACGGAATCGTCCAGCGCGCCATCCGGGAGATCAAGGCGGCCGAGCCCGACCTCCAGGTCATCGCGGACGTGTGCCTGTGCGAGTACACGGACCACGGCCACTGCGGCGTGCTCGAGGACGGCCACGTGGTCAACGACGCCACGCTGCCCCTGCTCGCGCAGATGGCCGTCACCTGCGCCCAGGCGGGCGCGGACATCATCGCGCCCTCGGACATGATGGACGGCCGCGTGGGCGCCATCCGCAAGGCGCTGGACGAGGTGCGCCTCGTCGACGTCCCCATCATGTCCTACGCGGTGAAGTACGCCTCCGGCTACTACGGCCCCTTCCGCGAGGCCGCGCAGAGCACGCCCAAGTCCGGAGACCGCCGCGGCTACCAGATGGACCCGGGCAACGTGCGCGAGGCCCTCAAGGAAGCCGCGCTGGACGTGGAGGAGGGCGCCGACATGCTGATGGTGAAGCCCGCCCTGGCCTACCTGGATGTCATCCGCGCCGTGCGCGAGCGCTTCGACCTGCCGCTGGCCGCCTACAACGTCTCCGGCGAGTACGCCATGCTCAAGGCCGCCGGCCAGAATGGTTGGATTGACTACGAACGGGTGATGCTGGAGACGCTCACCGGCATCAAGCGCGCGGGCGCCGACCTCATCATCACCTACCACGCGCTGGAAGCCGCGAAGCTCCTGTAGCCAACACCGACAGGCCCCGCGCGCGGGTTGCGCTTGATCCGCCGCGGGCGTTGCGTCCAAATAGCCGACGCACGATGCCCACCAAGAAGAAGCGTCCCAGACGCAAGTCGGAGAAGCCCCCGCCCCAACGTCGGCGCGGTCCGGCGAAGCCGAAGCGCTCCGGCACCCGGCGCGCCCCCGTGATTCGTACCGGGGCTTCGTTGCAGTACAAAGTGGTCGAGCTGTCCACGGTGGACGAGGGAGCGCTGGAGCGCACCCTGAACGAGTGGACGGCGAAGGGCTGGAACCTGGACGGCGTGCAGTTCGCGATGCGCGAGTCCTCCAAGCGGCCGGCCATGGCGTTCATCCTCTTCACCCGTGAGGGCGTGGCGGCGGCGCCGGACGAGGACGCGGCGCGAGCGAAGCTCTTGCGCCTGTCCGAGTCGGGTCCGACGTCCTTGGGGAATGCGTGGACGCCGGGCGAGGGTTCCCATCCTCCGTTCCATCCCTTGAGCGCGCATGAGCGGCTGGCGCGGCTGGCGGGGTTGGACGAGCCGGAGCCACCCGAGGAGGGTCTCACGTTGGAGCCCGAGGAGTGAGCGCGCCCCCTGAGCGCATCCTGATGGCGGCCAGCCGTGGCGGTGGCCGCGCGTTGAGGCTCGTCGTCGAGGACAGCGCGCCGGGCTCGCCGTACCCGAAGGCGTCGCTGTGGCTGCGCCTTGGCGCGCGCGCGGTGGACGTGGCGGTGGCGTGGGGCCTGTATGTCGTGTGCGGCCGCGCGGGCTCCGTCGTCGCGCTGCTGTTCCTCCTGCTCGCGGACGGGATGATCCAGGGCCAGAGCGTGGGCAAGCGCATCTTCGGCGTGAAGGTGATGCACCTGCCCACGCGCTCGGCGGCGCGACACCGTGACAGCACGCTGCGCAACGCGCCGCTGTCGCTCATCGTGCTGTTGGGGATGATGCCGGAGCCGCTGGGGCCGGTGGCCGCGGTGGCGGGGCTGGTCGTCATCGGCGGCATCGAGGCGTGGCGCGTGGTGAGGGATCCGCTCGGCTGGCGGCTCGGCGACACCTGGGCGCAGACGCAGGTGGTGGACGGGAAGGTTGTGGCGGGCGCAACCGTTGCAGCCCGCGACCCGGTGGCGCATCAGCGCGCGCCGGGCAGACTCATGTCCGCGGCGAAGGTGCGCCGCGGTCGCTCGCTCAAGAAGAGAAGGGGGCTACCGTGCGCATCGCGCTGACCCACAATCTCAGGTTGTCTGATTCGGAAGAAGAAGCGGAGTTCGACACCCAGGAGACGGTCAACGCGCTGGCCGCGGCCATCGAGCGGCTGGGCCACCGGCTGGAGCGCTTCGAGGTCAGCGGTCCCGCCTCGCGCACCGTGGCGCGGCTGGAGGCGTACAGCCCCGACCTCATCTTCAACACCGCCGAGGGACGGCGCGGCCGCTTCCGCGAGGCGTTCTATCCCGCGCTCTTCGACGAGCTGGGCTTCCCGTACACGGGCTCGGACGCGTACGCGCTGGCGGTGACGTTGGACAAGCAGCTCACCAAGCTCGTGTTGTCCAAGCAGGGCATCCGCACGCCGGGCTGGCAGTACGTGGAGAAGCTCAGCGAGTTGACGGCGGAGAACCTGCGCTTCCCCGTCATCGTGAAGCCCAACTTCGAGGGCTCCTCCAAGGGCATCACCCAGGACTCCATCGCGGAGACGCTGGACGAGGTGCGCGCCAAGGTGTCCGCCGCGCTGGAGAAGTACCCCGCCGGCGTGCTGGTGGAGGAGTACATCCCCGGGCGTGACCTGACGGTGCCGTTCCTGGCCGCGGTGGACAACGACTACGACGGCGTGCTCACGCCCGTGGAGTACGTGGTGGACCCGGCGGTGACGGCGGGTCGGCGCTACGCCATCTACGACTACGAGCTGAAGACGAAGAAGGAGAACGCGGTCTCGGTGCTCGCGCCCGCGCGCATTCCGGCGCGCACCGCCGAGGACGTGCGGAAGATGGCGCAGAAGATCTACCAGGCGCTCGACTGCCGCGACCTGGGCCGCATCGACTTCCGCCTGAGCGACGCGGGCGTGCCGTACTTCCTGGAGATCAACGCGCTGCCCAGCCTGGAGCCGGGCGCGGGCATCTACGCCTCCGCGGAGCTGGACGGCCTGCACCTGGACGGGGTCATCAACTCCATCATCCAGAGCGCGGCGAAGCGCTACAAGATCAAGGACTCCTCCCGGCGCCAGGGCAAGCCCGCGCGCAAGACGGGGCCGCTGCGCGTCGGCTTCACGTACAACGTCAAGCGCGTCAAGCCGAGCGCCCACGGCGAGGCGGTGGAGGACAGCGAGGCCGAGTACGACTCGCCCAACACGCTGCAGGCCATCCGTGAGGCCATCGCGTCCTGGGGCCACGAGGTCATCGACCTGGAGGCCACCGCGGAGCTGCCCACGGTGCTGTCGAGCACGCCGCTGGACATCGTCTTCAACATCGCCGAGGGCTTCAAGGGCCGCAACCGCGAGAGCCAGGTGCCGGCCATGCTGGAGCTGCTGGACATCCCGTACACGGGAAGCGATCCGGCCACGCTCTCGATTGCCTTGGACAAGGCGCTGGCGAAGAAGATCGTCCGTCAGGCGGGCATCCTCACGCCCAACTTCCAGCTGATGGCCACGGGCAAGGAGCGGCTCAACAAGGAGTTCACCTCCTTCCCGCTCATCGTGAAGCCGGTGGCGGAGGGCAGCTCCAAGGGCGTCGTCACCAAGAGCGTCTGCCACAGCGAGGCGGAGCTGCGCGAGGTGGTGCGCGAAATCGCGAGCAAGTACCAGCAGCCCGCGCTCATCGAGGAGTACATCGGCGGGCGCGAGTTCACGGTGGGCCTGCTCGGCGAGCGGCGCCCGCGCGTGCTGCCGCCCATGGAGATCGTCTTCCTGGACAAGGGGGAGAAGAACCCCGTGTACAGCTTCCAGCACAAGCTGGATTGGACGGACCGCATCCGCTACGACGCGCCGGCCAAGCTGGAGCCCGCGCTGCTGGAGAAGCTGCGCACGGCCGCGCGCAGCTCGTTCATGGCGCTGGGGTGCCGCGACGTCGCGCGCATCGACTTCCGCATGGATGACAAGGGGCGCATCTACTTCATCGAGTGCAACCCGCTGCCCGGCCTCACGCCCGGCTGGAGCGACCTGGTGCTCATCGCGCAGGGCGCGGGCATGGACTACCGCGCGCTCATCGGTGAAATCATGGCCCCCGCCATCCGCCGCTACAAGGAGCGCGCGTCGCGCCGCGCCGCCAGCGAGCACCCGCATCCCGCCGCGCAGCCGGGGCTGCACAAGGGCCCCTCGCTCGACGAGCACGCCGCGCCTGTCGCCACCTCGGCTCCGGTCGCGCCCGGGAGCAGCGCTCCGTCGAATGGCTCGGGCACGCCGGTGAGCGACGCCAGCACCGCGTCGACGGACGGCGTGCCGCGCATCGAAGCCAAGGCCTGACGCTCGGCCGCGGGGGCCCTCTTGGGAGGGCCTTCCGCGTGCCTGAAGATATTACGCGGTCGGAGTGGTTGACGGTGGGTGATGGTCCGCTAGTGTGCCCGGCATGGTGCACATCCCCGAGTACATGGGACCGCGGGTTCGCGCCCGCGAGCTGGGACTTCCGTTGGGCCGGTTCAAGCCCGGCAGATACAACGCCATCACCGACGTGGAGGGCGTGCTCGTCGGTCACTGCACGCTCATCCAGGGCGACGGCCCGCTGAGGCCGGGGCACGGCCCGGTGCGCACGGGCGTGACGGCCATCATGCCCAACAAGGGCAACATCTTCATGGAGCGGATGACGGGAGGCGGCTTCGTGCTCAACGGCGCGGGCGAGGTCTCCGGCATGACGCAGCTCATGGAGTGGGGCCTCATCGAGACGCCCATCCTGCTCACCAACACCATGGCGGTGGGCGCGGTGTCGGACGGCGTGGCCCGCCACCTGGTGGAGCGCTACCCGGGCATCGGCGACGAGCACGACGTCATCATCCCCGTCGTCGGCGAGTGCGACGACTCGTGGCTCAACGACATCTCCGGCCGGCACGTGCGCGAGGAGCACGTCTACGAGGCCATCCGCAACGCGGCGTCCGGCCCGGTGGCCGAGGGCAACGTGGGCGGCGGCACCGGCATGGTGACGTGCGACTTCAAGGGCGGCATCGGCACGTCCTCCCGCAAGCTGCCGGAGGTGCTGGGCGGCTACACGCTGGGCGTGCTGGTGATGTCCAACTTCGGGAAGATGCACAACCTGCGCGTGGGCGGCCTGCCCATGGGCGAGGTGCTGGCGGAGAAGTTCAAGGGCGCCCCCAAGCGCGGCACCACCTACGGCTCCATCATCGCGGTGGTGGCCACGGACGCGCCGCTCTTGAGCCATCAGATCAACCGCCTGTGCAAGCGCGTGGGCCTGGGCATCGGCCGGGTGGGCAGCTACGCGGCGCACGGCTCGGGCGAAATCGTGGTGGGCTTCTCCACCGCGAACATCATCCCGCGCCGCACGCAGAAGATGGTCTACAAGCTGAAGCTCCTGTTGGATCAGCGCCTGGACCCCCTCTACGAGGCGGTGATGGAGGCCACCGAGGAGGCCATCCTCAACGCCATGTGCATGGCCACCTCCATGACGGGCGCCAACGGCAACCACTGCCCGGCGCTCCCCCTGGACGAGGTCCGGCGCTTCCTGGACGCGTTCAAGCCCATCTTCGCCTCGGTGAAGAAGCGCCCCCAGCAGAGCAGCGCCCCCGCCTCCCGGGAGAAGCCCACGGACGAGGACCGGGAGGGGGAGGTGACGGTGTCTGCCGCCCGGCCCACCCAGGTCCGGGGGGCGGAGGGCATTCCCTACCCGACGCGCCCCGCTCCCGAGGTGGCCGAGGGGGCGGCCCCGGGCCCCGAAACGGCCTCCGGACCCCCTCCGGAGGGTTCCTCTTCCGGGAGCCCTTCAGGTTCTGATAGTTAAGCGCCTCTTTTCACGTCTCCATGATGGAGCACAGGAGTCAACGATGGCCCGCAGCAAGAGCAAGCACCGCCGCGTGCAGATGAAGATCAAGCAGGCCTGGAAGAAGCGGGCCAAGAAGAACAAGGCGGAGGCCAAGGCCGCCGCCGAGAAGAAGAAGTAGGCAGGTCCGCCCCGTTGGCGGCCCGTGGCGCTATTCCCGGGTCGCCGAGAACGGGGTGACGAAGCTGCACCGCTGGGGCGGTTCCACGCCCGGGCGCGAGAAGTTCCCCGTGAACGTCCCATCGAGTCGCGCCGTGCCGCCGTCCCCCTCGGGGGACGTGTAGCGACCGGCGAGGCTCAGCGTGTCCATCCTCCCGCCATCCTGTCCCGGGCCCGTGCCGGCCATGGAGAAGGAGCCCTCGGCGGAGATGGTCCCCAACAGTCCCACGCCCTCCAGGTTCCCGATGAGTCGGTCCGCCGAGCGCGTGACGTCCAGGGGCCTGTTGCGCGGCAGCTCCACGCCCAGGTTGAGGCACTCGGCGGGCACCCCCGCGTCGCCGAAGGCCATGCGGTAGCGGCCCTCCATCGCCGGACAGTCGGTGCACGGCGTCGCGGAGTCTCCGCAGCCCGGGGCGCCGAGTCCAAGGGCTGTGGCCAGTACCGCGAGGCCCGTCAGTGTCAAACGTCCAGTAGTCATGGGTCGTGTCCTCATGTGAGGGATGTCGGACTTCCCGGCGGGAAGCGCGATTCCTAGGTTGGGGGCGGGCAGTGGGCTCGTCGGGCGGGGTGGGGTGGGGCGGTGGCTGATTCGCGGCGGTGGTCGAACTACGTGTTCGCGGCGCTGTTTGCGCTGGCGTTGATTCTCTTCTCCAGGATTCTGTTGCCGTTCCTGATGCCGGTGTTGCTGGGCGGCTTCCTGGTCGTCCTGTTCATGCCGGTGCAGGACTACCTGTGTCAGAAGCTGCGGGGCCGCAAGCCCTTGTGCGCCGGGTTGTCCACCCTCACGGTATTCCTCCTCATCCTCGCGCCGCTGGCCCTCGTCGGGTGGATGGTGGCGCGTGAGGTGTTCCAGTTCGTCGGCCAGGCGCAGGACCTGCTCGAGCGGGTGGACCTGCGTCACCAGTTCGCCTCCAGCCTGCCCCGCGGCCTGAGCCGCTACGTCCGCTTTGATTTGGAGAGCGCGCAGACGGAGCGCTCGCTGATGGCGGCGGTGACGGGCGGCGCGGCCCTGCTCAAGGACCTGGTGGGCGCGGG is from Myxococcus fulvus and encodes:
- a CDS encoding P1 family peptidase yields the protein MVHIPEYMGPRVRARELGLPLGRFKPGRYNAITDVEGVLVGHCTLIQGDGPLRPGHGPVRTGVTAIMPNKGNIFMERMTGGGFVLNGAGEVSGMTQLMEWGLIETPILLTNTMAVGAVSDGVARHLVERYPGIGDEHDVIIPVVGECDDSWLNDISGRHVREEHVYEAIRNAASGPVAEGNVGGGTGMVTCDFKGGIGTSSRKLPEVLGGYTLGVLVMSNFGKMHNLRVGGLPMGEVLAEKFKGAPKRGTTYGSIIAVVATDAPLLSHQINRLCKRVGLGIGRVGSYAAHGSGEIVVGFSTANIIPRRTQKMVYKLKLLLDQRLDPLYEAVMEATEEAILNAMCMATSMTGANGNHCPALPLDEVRRFLDAFKPIFASVKKRPQQSSAPASREKPTDEDREGEVTVSAARPTQVRGAEGIPYPTRPAPEVAEGAAPGPETASGPPPEGSSSGSPSGSDS
- a CDS encoding D-alanine--D-alanine ligase family protein, with the translated sequence MRIALTHNLRLSDSEEEAEFDTQETVNALAAAIERLGHRLERFEVSGPASRTVARLEAYSPDLIFNTAEGRRGRFREAFYPALFDELGFPYTGSDAYALAVTLDKQLTKLVLSKQGIRTPGWQYVEKLSELTAENLRFPVIVKPNFEGSSKGITQDSIAETLDEVRAKVSAALEKYPAGVLVEEYIPGRDLTVPFLAAVDNDYDGVLTPVEYVVDPAVTAGRRYAIYDYELKTKKENAVSVLAPARIPARTAEDVRKMAQKIYQALDCRDLGRIDFRLSDAGVPYFLEINALPSLEPGAGIYASAELDGLHLDGVINSIIQSAAKRYKIKDSSRRQGKPARKTGPLRVGFTYNVKRVKPSAHGEAVEDSEAEYDSPNTLQAIREAIASWGHEVIDLEATAELPTVLSSTPLDIVFNIAEGFKGRNRESQVPAMLELLDIPYTGSDPATLSIALDKALAKKIVRQAGILTPNFQLMATGKERLNKEFTSFPLIVKPVAEGSSKGVVTKSVCHSEAELREVVREIASKYQQPALIEEYIGGREFTVGLLGERRPRVLPPMEIVFLDKGEKNPVYSFQHKLDWTDRIRYDAPAKLEPALLEKLRTAARSSFMALGCRDVARIDFRMDDKGRIYFIECNPLPGLTPGWSDLVLIAQGAGMDYRALIGEIMAPAIRRYKERASRRAASEHPHPAAQPGLHKGPSLDEHAAPVATSAPVAPGSSAPSNGSGTPVSDASTASTDGVPRIEAKA